In Lolium rigidum isolate FL_2022 chromosome 3, APGP_CSIRO_Lrig_0.1, whole genome shotgun sequence, the genomic window GCAAACGTTAATAATTGTAGTCATGGATTGCTTGAACCTTACATTGCTTGAATCTTAGTGCTAACTTAGTGTAAAATCAAAACATATGTGTAAACTCGAGGTGTAATTTTTTCGCCCTGGTTAAACGACATATCCACAGTGAACTGCTCACCTCACAAATTTTTGTTGAGAACTTCAAATTGTTGGTTGCGCACATGAATAATTTAGTAGTCATAACTTGCTCTGAACCTTAGTGCTAATGATATCTTGATATCCTCAGCTCCTCAGTATCATCTGTAGTACGTTAATAATTTTGTAGTTGTCAATTGCTTGAACCTTAGTGCTAATAACATCTTAATATCCTCTGCACCTCACTATCATCTGTAGTAATTCTGTTTGACATGGCAAGCAAATTATCTTGCACAtacttatgtgtttgtagatcgagTGTCATATCGATCTATCACGGTTAGTTCGGGTTATTGATTTTTTACCTTTATTAATCATATGATGGGTTAAGACTATTGATAACTCACTTTAAAGTGTTATTCTTATGTTATATACATGTattctgttgggtttcatatctagcctaccccaacttgcttgggaaaaaaggctttgatgttgttgttgcgaGTGGGGACGTTTGGAGCGCAGGTGACATAGACCCCTTTTTTTTATCAATTCAAAAATGgtgttttgaaatttcaaaaaattctgagcaAAAATTCTGTATGTAAATAATATAATCTACCAACATGAAAAAATCTCTAACTCGAAATACTTTGTATTTGGGCTGcacaaaatgacaaaatctgacctCTAAATTAGTGAACAGGGCAAAATTTTAAACCTCAAAATGCTTtcggattttttcatttttttaagccCAGAATATTAGGTACTTCTGGTTGAGATTTTGTATGTCGGTAGAGTACATCATTATCTACGTCcagaattttatttatttatttttgaaattttgaatatGTTTCCAAATTTTGAACAAAAGGGGTCCATGCTGCCTGAGCTCTGAAGTGAATTTTTGTTGTTCTTGTATGTTACATCAGAGCAATTATCAGTAATCTTCTCCGTCTTCGGGAGAAACGGCTTATTAGACTCGCCCTCTATGTGTTCGACTAATCGTTGTTTACCAATATGAACCTCAATGGTCTACAGTGGTCCTGTCAGCCCACAACAAAGAGAGGAACACAAAAGATTATACCTGATGGAAGATGCAATTCATAGCCACCTTCAAATCTTCCCAGAACCTTGCACTTCTTGACCATCATGAGACCTCGGTGGGCTGTATTTATTGTTTAAATACCGACGGTATATTGTAGGCCATTTGGTACAACCATACAATAATGTCCTGAAACTCTTTTTATGTAGCTTACAGGTCAGGTTAATTATACTTTGAAACTAGATTTGCTAGTGATACTACTACACTTGTTCTCATCAGCTAACTATAAGTAGTGTACTGAAACTCTTCTTATGTGTGATCTAGTATACAGTTGCTTCTATATGTATCACGGAAATATCATTGACCAATAATGCTGTGCATATTGTCTCCCCATATTTTCAACTTCACTTTGAATGTATTCTTTATATTTTTAATATGAATATCGTTGGCCTACTTTCAAGGAAGTAACAGTGATCTTTGTTGTCCAGGGTGTATGCGGTTGCGAACGCTTTGCTAGTAGCTCTATAGGAGATGTGTTCAGAACAATTATAAAGCGTGATGGATATATTGGGCTCATGAGGGGATGGAAGCCAAGAATGCTGTTCCACGCACCTGCAGCTGCCATATGCTGGTCCACATACGAAGCCTCGAAGTCATTCTTTGAAAGATTCAATGAGAAAAGGAGAAAATAGTTGGAGCATTCTTTGAGGGTGCGTGTATTTTCCTTCGAAGTCAAGTACTTCCATACTGCGCTGTGCTTCCGCAGCTGACAGAAAGAGGCAGCGCCTGGACGAAGCTGTTGTGTGCAAGCAGAGGATCCGCGTGGAATGATGCGATGTGCATCGAGATCTGCCTAACGACGATCTGTCTGTACCTTGTATTTCTTTTCAGCTAAGTTATGTGTATCATTTTTCCAAGCCCGGTCTGGGGATAGAAGATGCTAGAAATAATTTCGCCCGAGTTTGATCTCAGCATATTGTTATGGCTTGCTTTGTGCCAGATTATTCATAAAATGAAAGGAGAATTTTGTTCTTGTTTTTTCCCACGGccatatcttgtggtgaactctGATGTGTCTGAGATTTTGGTTTGATGTGTGTCTGGATAGTGGTGAACTGTGCTGTGTCTGTATAGTGATGAACTTTGATGTTCTTCACGAATACTCTGGCTGATTAGGCCGAACAAATGGTTTATTAACCGGTTACTTGAACACCTCATGAAAGCACCAGTGGTCTAGTGGTAGAATAGTACCCTGCCACGGTACAGACCCGGGTTCGATTCCCGGCTGGTGCATTTTTTGCAGTACGATTTTGCTGTACTTGACTAAATGCAACGAAATAGTTCGGCACAGGATAGGTCAACGCGTCCGAACCACGTCATATGCACATGGAACCTTATCATCCAAATGTATATGCATATTTGTATAGTGGCAGGCCAGGCTAAGCCGTTATTCCTGGTCAATGCGCTGAACAAGAAATTGCTCGGAGATTGCATTGGTCAATTGTAAAGGCAATTCCTTGAAATGAAGCTTACCTTATAAAACTCGTGAAATGGTCGCTACACGAAACTACAAGCCCTTCGTTCATCGTCTACGGAATGATTGCATCAATATGGAAACGGAATTGCCAGTTTCTCAGTAGACTGGGAACAAAGCTGATGTTCAACACTCTTTGTAGCATGGATTTACATTATGAATTTATGATTCATGTATGTAAATTGTAAGTTGGGTTGTAACTTAGATTTTTTTAGTTGTAAGTGAAGTTACAACTACAAAGAATATCTATAAACTGTTAGATTTACTTTATGATCCATACTAATGGCGAGTTGCAATATGGGTTGCAACTAAAATTCGATAATGTCATTATAGTGAGAAAGAAGATAGATTTTAGTAGACCGAAAACTAGTCACACTCATACGAAAATGTATGTGCCTATTCAGAGCCATGATATGGCAGGCTATGTTAAGTTGTTGGTCTCGCATTCTCGTCAATGTACCTAGAAGAGCAAGAAACTCCTCGGGGTCGGGGATCAGTCAAAATGAAGGTAACTTCGTGCAACGAGGCTTTTTTTTTAAGGATGTGATTAATTTTCAGTCCAATGAAAATTATTTTAATTCTCAGTTAGTCAATGTCATCTTATAATTTTATACTATGtgaataaattttttttttttactttgcgaATTCTTTTTGGTACTGAAACTATTTTTCAGTTGCAACTCTATTTATAATTGAGAAATCTTAGTTGTAAGACTTGTAACCTTACTTTTTCTTTTCAGTTATATATATCCTTATTTGCAACTAAAAAAAATAGGTGTAACCCAACTTGTAGCTTCTAAGACGTTTTAATTGTGCTACAAATTTAACTGTTCTGGAAGTGAATGAGCTCTAACTTAATTTTCAGTCCACTGAAatttagcaaaaccatatattaaAAATCTTTGAAAACATTCGCTTCTCTTTCCGTGGACCCTAGCTTCACGGAACAACATTTGGTCGTCACAATCTATATCGGCTACCTATATCGAGGGAGTATTATATATGGCCTTAGACAAGAGACAAGATTAAGGATgacaatgggcagggtatggtcagggtagagcaataccatacccatacccgtatagttaatgggtacaaacttctacccatatCCGTATCCAttggtataaaactttacccatactCATATCCGGCGGGTGCCCGTACCCACtgggtacccggtgggtaggttaaattgtacacaagtcaatcacaattttatatttatcgataacaaatttgattaaaaaatttaattatttgaaCTCAATAACATGTAGTTGAGTATATAACAattaatataatataaaaatcacattctcgtattctaactcataagtcaacaaaaaTAGACGTGTCACGTAAGAATTTGATAATAAACGAGCAGTGCATAGGTATACCCGCGGATATGAGGCtatgcccataccctgcccatgacTTAACGGGCAGGGTATGAGTACTACCCACgggcataaaagtgtacccataccctgcccatgcgggtaTGGTAGCCGCAGGTACCCGcacccgtgggtaaaattgccattCTTAGACAGGATGGAGTGTCAACTGTTGCGATTCAAAAGGGTAAGAGCAGAAGCGAGTACCGTACGTTCGTTACGTCCCATAGATGGACCGTCGAAGCAGCATGTCGTGAGCTAGCTGCGACTCTGCGACTAACTAATTCCATCGGAGACGCGTTTTCTTGGTCAAAACAACTCGCTGGTTTCTTCCCGCGATAACATCAGAAAACATTTCCTTCGCAATCATTCAACAACGATTGCCATATAACAGTGGCACCATACTGCAGTATATATACAGATGATCAAGTGTTCATCATTATCAACCGAAGTACACGTGGAAGATGTACACACAAGAAGGAAGCAGAAGAAATCAAGGCTGCCATGTAAATCCTAGTACCACTAGCAAAACCCTATCTTCAAAAACTCTGGAAACGGTCGCTTCTCTTTCCGTCGACGCTAGCTTCAGCAAACTACATTTTGTCGTCACAATCTATACGGACTTGCATATAGGCTGATAGGTACTTATTATAATTTATATATGCCCTCATATAAGAGATAAGATGGAGTACTTAGTGCAAGGTAAGTAGTTGGTGAATGAAGATCTGGTCTCATCTTTATCGAATAAAAGATCTGGTCTCGTCAGTTCTTGCAATTCAAAAGGGTAAGAGCAGAAGTGCCCTATCGTACCGTACGTCCATTACGTCCCATAGATCGACCATCGAAGTAAATTTGATAAAATTTCCAAATTCTTAGGGAAAATGAAAATGTTTCAGTAATTAAAAAATCATGAACTAACAAATCTACTCCCTCGGTCTCATTGAACTTGTGTGATGTTCCCGTAAAAGATCTCTTTTTCCGAGATTGGGCAAATTTAATGAAAATTTTCatttcaaaaaaatggaaaacaaaaGTAGGAATTGGAGCATAAATAAACCGAAAAAGTTTGACATAATTTAGGGAAGCAAATTATGTAGAAGATAAAGTTGAAGGGTTAAGCATATTAATTCTAGATTTGGATCCCCATGCAACATATTTTATACAGTCTTTGTATTTTgtgtaaaaatataaaataagtaGTTTGTGCAACAGAGACATCAATAGTAAATGTCTTGTGCATTTTCCTCGTTAACTAGCTGCGAGTCTCCTAGTAATACCATCAAAGATGCGTTTTCATGGTGAACGAACCACTCGCGGTTTTCTTCCCGTCTGATTTTACTAATCCCACGATATTACCAGAAAGGGTATAACTatttctcagttgactgagaattAACTTCGTCCTGAGTTAAATTATGTCATTAAATTTAAATTACAACTCATGTTGCAACTGATGACTAGCACAAATCACGAAGCAAATCTaacatttcaaataatttttcttAATTGTATCTCCACTTGCAACCGAAAAATCacagttgcaactccacttgcaatCGAAAAAAATCTAATTACAACCTAACTTGCAACTTATATGACCGAATCACAATGCAATCAACTGGTGCAGGATTTAACTAAACACGAACTAAGTTGTCAGCtcagaactagcaaatccctatCAGAAAACATTTCGTTCGCAATCATTCAACAACGATTGCCATATAATAGTGGCACGGTACTGCAGTATATATACAGATGATCAATTTTGCATCGTTATCAACGCAAGTACAGCTGGAAGACATATACTACAGAAGAAGGAAGCAGACGAAATCAAGGCTGCCATGTACGCGACCAAGCCGCTGTCTCTGTTCAAGAGCCACCCGGAGGCGGCATCccagccgccgccggagggctCGAACTCGGGCTACATCGTGGTGAAGGGCGACGACGACGGGGAGGACGGCGAGACGTGCTGCTGGGGGCAGTGTGGCGGGACACGCGTGCGGGACCTCCCGTTCCCGCAGGACCGCGTGCTCACGCTCCGCTACACGGAGCACCACGGGGAGAGCAGCACCACCTACACCGACTCCGTCGTCTTCGTTCCCGTCCCCGACGCGCCCCTCGCCTCCAACCGCTACTACGCCGTGATCGCCACGGGGAAGAACAAGGGGCTCGTCAGGACTTGCTCCAGCGAGGGTGACATGGCCGCTTGCTGCTTCTGCCGCTGCATCAGCGACGTGGAGCCGCGCCCGTTCGACCCCGCCGACGTCTACCAGCAGATCGAGATCGTCCAGCGACGTCGCGGGCGGTTCACGGCCAGGGCCGTTGCGGCCGACGGCTTCCCGCACTTCCTCTACCGCAAGAAGTACTGGCGCGTGTacgcctccaaggccaagaaccaCTTCGACCTCCGCGACGCGCCGGGCATCAACGCGGCGCTCCGGTCGCGCCAGCTCGCCGACGCGAGCCTCCCGACGGCGATGCCAACGGTTGTCGGGAAATGGTACTGCCCGTTCTATCTCATCAAAGAAGACTGCATGTCCCGGTCGGAGCAGATGGACCGCGGAGTGTTCTACGAGGTGGTGCTGGAGCAGCGCTGGGAGCCGGTCGGGGACGAAATCCATGGAGGATCGAGGCTGTGCAGCACGAGGGTGCTCTACTGCGGGGACGTGAAGGCGAGAGGCGCCCACCTGCACACCGACGGTTACGTGTTCTTCAGGGTTGGGCCCGCGCTGAGCGTGATTGTGCACGCGAGCCTGTGGGACAGGATGCGATGCGAGGCGTACAGGGGCGGGTGGgtcgacgaggacgaagaggccgggaAGGTGGCCGGCCGGTCGGTGCTGGTGGAGAGGTTCGTGGTCAAGAGGATGGACGGGAGCGTGGTGGCGAACTTTGACTTTCTGCACTTCAACAAGGTCGGAGGAATGCAGACGTGACATCCCTGACTGCAGAAGTTTAGAGTATGTATATATGCACCCGTCTGAAAATCTTAAGCTTGTTTTGTGTGATAGTGTAGTACTTTATTTTTCCTAATGCTGCGACATGTTCCGCGAAAAAAGAAAATTCAGATGTGGGTTTCGCTGTTCAGACACGTTTTCAGTTTTTCTTACTTTTTGTAAGGAGTTGTTTGTATGTAAATTAAGATTTGTGTACTTGTGTACCACATAAATTCAGAAATGTTTCTCTCGGAAGAAGATCAGCAATTCAGAAATGTTTCTCTCGGAAGAAGATCAGCAATTTCCCTTGTGTACCACAAGGGAAAAGCTTTGCATGtttcattgattaagaagaagaTTGCTGCCTAAGTGCGGAAAACCGGGTGAAGATTGTATGGTTCATTGATTAAAAAGAAGATTGTTGTCCAGTCGGCTCACTTCGGTGCTCGTAGTTGTTGTTAGGTGGTTTAAAGATCTATTTGTAATTTTAGTTATTTTTGGTATTCTTTGTactgttgttgatgatgattaataAATCggtgtttttttaaaaaatgcgGAAAACCGGTTGAAAACCAATATAACTAGGGCGAAATCCACCCTCATCGTTGCTGGGACTAACAAAACAACAAATCCCAACCGCACAAACATAAACCAACGGGAGAGAAGAAGTCATGTCTACTATGAGAGGAGAAGTCGTGTCTACTATGAGAGGAGCAGACTTGGAACTCTTCCGCACCACCAAACTAGCCAGTCTCCTACCTCTACGGAAGAAAGAAGTCATGGTTGCTATGGGAGGACAGACTCTTCAGACTTCAACGGGGGTGAAGCAACAAGCTCTccacaccaaaaaaaaaaaaaatcggttaACAACTTTTACCGGAGGGCACCGGAATTAATGGTTACCGCGAAATCTCGAAAATCTCATTAATTTACCGAACGAATTAATTCAAACAAATTTCACTAAAGTGGTTTCTAGGCAGAGCAATTA contains:
- the LOC124695364 gene encoding uncharacterized protein LOC124695364; this translates as MYATKPLSLFKSHPEAASQPPPEGSNSGYIVVKGDDDGEDGETCCWGQCGGTRVRDLPFPQDRVLTLRYTEHHGESSTTYTDSVVFVPVPDAPLASNRYYAVIATGKNKGLVRTCSSEGDMAACCFCRCISDVEPRPFDPADVYQQIEIVQRRRGRFTARAVAADGFPHFLYRKKYWRVYASKAKNHFDLRDAPGINAALRSRQLADASLPTAMPTVVGKWYCPFYLIKEDCMSRSEQMDRGVFYEVVLEQRWEPVGDEIHGGSRLCSTRVLYCGDVKARGAHLHTDGYVFFRVGPALSVIVHASLWDRMRCEAYRGGWVDEDEEAGKVAGRSVLVERFVVKRMDGSVVANFDFLHFNKVGGMQT